Proteins encoded by one window of Terriglobales bacterium:
- a CDS encoding 3-deoxy-7-phosphoheptulonate synthase, with protein MFHRTDDLRIKWTKVVLPPVFLEEELPLTEKASATVFQARNEISNILHGSDHRVLVVVGPCSIHDPAAAREYAERLKEAIGELSSHLCIVMRVYFEKPRTTIGWKGLINDPHLDESFRINDGLRIARHLLLDLAEMGVPAGTEFLDMITPQYMADLVSWGAIGARTTESQVHRELVSGLSCPVGFKNGTSGNVQIAIEAVQSAAHPHTFLGHTKHGQSAIFVTKGNPECHVILRGGRRTVNYDSASVNEACALLEKGGLPQRVMIDCSHANSNKDCKRQPLVFRDVAGQIANGDKRIIGVMLESNLLAGTQKLLKGKSLVYGQSITDACIGWEETQVLLRELAEAVRKSRSA; from the coding sequence ATGTTCCATCGCACAGACGATCTTCGAATCAAATGGACTAAAGTTGTCCTTCCTCCCGTGTTCCTTGAGGAGGAACTGCCGCTGACCGAAAAAGCGTCGGCAACGGTTTTCCAGGCCCGCAATGAAATTTCGAACATCCTGCATGGTAGCGATCACCGCGTCCTGGTTGTGGTCGGTCCCTGTTCCATTCACGATCCGGCCGCAGCCCGCGAGTATGCCGAACGGCTGAAGGAGGCCATCGGAGAGTTATCGAGCCATCTCTGTATCGTGATGCGCGTGTACTTCGAAAAGCCGCGTACGACGATCGGTTGGAAGGGGCTAATCAACGATCCCCATCTCGACGAATCATTCCGCATCAACGACGGCCTTCGCATCGCTCGCCACCTGCTGCTCGACCTGGCCGAGATGGGTGTTCCTGCGGGAACCGAGTTCCTCGATATGATTACGCCGCAGTACATGGCCGACCTGGTGAGTTGGGGAGCCATTGGCGCGCGCACCACGGAGAGCCAGGTGCACAGGGAACTCGTGTCTGGGCTTTCCTGCCCGGTGGGATTCAAGAACGGCACCTCCGGCAACGTTCAGATCGCGATCGAGGCCGTGCAGTCGGCGGCGCATCCCCATACGTTTCTCGGACACACGAAACACGGCCAATCGGCCATCTTTGTCACCAAGGGTAACCCGGAGTGCCATGTCATCCTGCGCGGCGGGCGAAGGACTGTGAACTACGACAGCGCGTCGGTGAACGAAGCCTGTGCTTTGCTCGAAAAGGGAGGACTACCGCAACGCGTGATGATCGATTGCAGCCATGCCAACAGCAACAAGGACTGCAAACGACAGCCATTGGTTTTTCGGGATGTCGCCGGGCAGATCGCCAACGGGGATAAGCGCATCATCGGTGTGATGCTGGAGAGCAATCTGCTCGCAGGTACACAGAAACTGCTAAAGGGGAAGTCGCTCGTTTACGGGCAGAGCATCACCGACGCCTGTATCGGGTGGGAGGAAACACAGGTTCTGCTGCGGGAACTCGCCGAGGCAGTGCGCAAATCGCGATCGGCCTAG